CCGGTCGGCGTGGGTATCGCGCCCACCAAAACGCTCGCCAAGCTTGCTAATCTCGCCACCAAAAAATGGCCGAAGTCGGGTGGGGTGGTCGATCTCTCCGATCCCGCCCGGCTGCGCAGGGCGCTGGCGCATTTTAACGTGGATGAAGTGTGGGGCGTCGGGCGCAGGCTCAGCAAAAAGCTGGCGGCGATGGGCATTGAGACCGCGTTTGATCTGGCCAACAGCCCGGCGTGGGTGATCCGCAAAAATTTTAACGTGGTGCTGGAGCGCACCGTGCGCGAGCTGCGCGGCGAGCCGTGTCTGGCGATGGATGAGTTTGTTGCGCCGAAGCAGCAGATCGTGTGCAGCCGTTCGTTTGGCTACCGCGTCACGGCTTACCAGGATATGCGTCAGGCGGTCTGCGCCTGGGCGGAGCGCGCCGCGGAGAAGCTGCGTCAGGAGCATCAGTTCTGCCGCCAGGTGGCGGTGTTTATCCGCACCAGCCCGCATGACGAACCCGATAACCGCTACAGCAACCAGGCGCTGTGCCAGGCGCTGACACCCACCAACGACACCCGCGAAATCGTGCGGCTGGCGGTGAGCGCACTGGACGCCATCTGGCGCGAAGGGTATCGCTACATCAAAGCGGGCGTCATGCTGGGTGATTTTTTCAGCCAGGGCGTGGCGCAGCTTAATCTCTTCGATGAACACCCGCCACAGGCCAACAGTGCGCCGCTGATGCATCTACTGGATGAATATAATCGCTCAGGCAGGGGGAAGCTCTGGTTCGCAGGTCAGGGGAT
This sequence is a window from Cronobacter sakazakii. Protein-coding genes within it:
- the umuC gene encoding translesion error-prone DNA polymerase V subunit UmuC — protein: MYALVDVNSFYASCEMVFRPDLRDKPVVVLSNNDGCVIARSRQAKALGITMAEPYFKQRALFERHRVAVFSSNYAFYADMSKRVMDILEEMAPQVEIYSIDEAFVDLRGVSNVMSLTTFAHEIRDRLWRETHLPVGVGIAPTKTLAKLANLATKKWPKSGGVVDLSDPARLRRALAHFNVDEVWGVGRRLSKKLAAMGIETAFDLANSPAWVIRKNFNVVLERTVRELRGEPCLAMDEFVAPKQQIVCSRSFGYRVTAYQDMRQAVCAWAERAAEKLRQEHQFCRQVAVFIRTSPHDEPDNRYSNQALCQALTPTNDTREIVRLAVSALDAIWREGYRYIKAGVMLGDFFSQGVAQLNLFDEHPPQANSAPLMHLLDEYNRSGRGKLWFAGQGIVKPWAMKREFLSPGYTTRFSELPRASLW